One window from the genome of Acinetobacter sp. ANC 7912 encodes:
- a CDS encoding Lon protease family protein, producing MTQRLDQIHSTITANTITTTTPLENPAELLKSAFEQSEIQPTLEQTRLKPNELTRIPNMDTIPASTKRIKPLNNFLGQDRARASVEAGIALPYSGYNIFAVGTAGLGKRTMVKRLLQQHAKEAPTPSDWVYVNNFQNQRQPIALKFPSGQGPKFQTMLHQSWQTILKQLERRFTAETYHNRIENIRQQTGDEQQQALIELTREGEEYDLKLVSRNDEHCFVPVHVIDNKLQEMTQDELNSLSNKDRAEIAANIRYMDKKLERLGLHLGNLEDDARDKVQVLNRDIAKQVVLPRMEQILAKYKDVEGLDKYLKHYAEDIINNVEIVLEQEEDDFMPGLFSRVPARYQANVLVTHKPNSGAPVIFEDFPTHYNLLGHVEQLTQNGTITTDFTLIRPGSMHKANGGFLMIEAEQLLEQPYAWQGLKRALKSGQLKLSSLEHMLTLTGSISIEPAAIPLDIKIVLLAEPEIYYEILELEPELGSIFKIRADFTDTLQRNDENEQAYMQLIADYVQADKLLPFDRSALAALLTDSSRQAEDQSSLSLHALTLGDLIREAHHHAHKAGDKMVSEKHVNTALDHRKYRLGYLRELYWQDLKRGTQLIETRGHRLGQINALSVIHYADVEFGLPSRLTASVYQGGGDILDIERSVELGGSLHAKGVLLMASFLKAHFGREQLLHFSAALAFEQSYGQVDGDSATVAELSALISAISQLPIDQSWAITGSMNQLGQVQPIGGVNAKIEGFYDACKLQGLTGKQGVIIPRQNMQHLMLRKDVIAAVEAGQFHIHAIDTIDQALEILMARPVGTMDKKGRYSKNSIYAAVMEQLEYWQALEDGAELEEEPKKKKKKKKKKKDKAVVKEVTPDPDTLAEVLIAESKVIEAETQESDNGDDQAAS from the coding sequence GTGACCCAAAGACTCGATCAAATTCATTCAACTATTACAGCAAACACGATTACGACTACAACGCCACTAGAAAACCCAGCTGAATTATTAAAATCGGCATTTGAACAAAGCGAAATACAGCCTACTTTAGAACAGACGCGCCTGAAACCGAATGAACTGACCCGTATTCCGAACATGGATACGATTCCGGCATCAACCAAGCGTATCAAGCCATTGAATAATTTCCTGGGTCAGGACCGTGCGCGTGCCTCAGTCGAAGCTGGTATTGCCCTGCCATATTCTGGCTATAACATTTTTGCGGTGGGCACAGCCGGTCTGGGCAAACGCACCATGGTGAAACGTTTGCTGCAGCAACATGCCAAGGAAGCGCCAACACCATCTGACTGGGTTTATGTCAATAATTTCCAGAACCAGCGTCAACCGATTGCCCTGAAATTTCCAAGCGGCCAAGGTCCCAAATTCCAGACTATGCTGCACCAGAGTTGGCAGACTATTCTAAAACAATTAGAACGACGCTTTACTGCAGAAACCTATCACAACCGCATTGAAAACATCCGCCAGCAAACGGGAGATGAACAGCAACAAGCACTGATCGAACTGACTCGTGAAGGTGAAGAATACGACCTAAAACTGGTGTCACGCAATGATGAACACTGCTTCGTCCCTGTGCATGTCATTGATAACAAATTACAGGAAATGACCCAGGACGAGCTGAATTCACTAAGCAATAAAGATCGTGCCGAAATTGCAGCCAATATCCGTTATATGGATAAGAAGCTGGAACGTCTCGGTCTGCATCTGGGAAACCTGGAAGATGATGCTCGTGACAAGGTACAGGTACTGAATCGTGACATTGCCAAGCAGGTCGTATTGCCACGCATGGAACAGATTCTGGCGAAATACAAAGATGTCGAAGGTCTGGATAAATACCTAAAACACTATGCCGAAGACATTATTAACAATGTCGAGATTGTGCTGGAACAGGAAGAAGATGACTTTATGCCAGGCCTATTTAGCCGTGTTCCCGCACGTTATCAGGCCAATGTGCTGGTGACCCATAAACCGAACAGCGGCGCACCGGTGATTTTTGAAGATTTCCCGACCCATTACAACCTGCTCGGTCATGTGGAACAGCTGACCCAAAACGGTACTATTACCACGGACTTTACCCTGATTCGTCCCGGTTCGATGCATAAAGCCAATGGCGGCTTCCTGATGATTGAAGCCGAACAGCTACTCGAACAACCATACGCATGGCAAGGTCTGAAACGTGCGCTTAAATCTGGTCAGTTGAAACTGTCTTCACTAGAACATATGCTGACCCTGACCGGCAGTATCTCCATTGAACCCGCGGCGATTCCACTGGATATCAAGATCGTGCTGCTGGCAGAACCGGAAATTTATTACGAGATTCTGGAGCTGGAACCTGAGCTCGGTAGTATCTTTAAAATCCGCGCTGACTTTACAGATACATTACAACGTAATGACGAAAATGAGCAGGCTTATATGCAGCTAATCGCGGATTATGTGCAGGCCGACAAACTTCTGCCATTTGACCGTAGTGCACTGGCTGCCCTGCTGACCGATTCCAGCCGTCAGGCCGAAGACCAAAGCTCATTGTCCTTACATGCCCTCACTTTGGGTGACCTGATCCGTGAAGCCCATCATCATGCGCATAAAGCAGGTGACAAGATGGTGTCAGAAAAACATGTCAACACGGCACTGGATCACCGCAAATACCGCTTAGGCTATTTGCGTGAGCTGTACTGGCAGGATCTGAAACGCGGTACCCAGTTGATTGAAACCCGTGGTCATCGCTTGGGTCAGATCAATGCCCTTTCCGTGATTCATTATGCAGATGTCGAATTTGGTCTGCCTTCACGCCTGACGGCTTCAGTCTATCAAGGCGGCGGTGACATTCTGGATATTGAACGCAGTGTCGAACTTGGTGGTTCACTACATGCCAAAGGCGTATTGTTGATGGCTTCCTTCTTGAAAGCACATTTTGGCCGTGAACAATTGCTGCACTTCTCTGCCGCACTGGCCTTTGAACAAAGCTATGGTCAGGTTGATGGTGACAGTGCCACTGTCGCAGAACTATCGGCGTTGATCTCTGCGATTAGCCAATTACCAATTGATCAGTCCTGGGCAATTACCGGTTCCATGAACCAGCTTGGTCAGGTACAACCCATTGGTGGTGTAAATGCCAAGATCGAAGGCTTCTACGATGCCTGCAAACTGCAAGGTTTGACTGGCAAACAAGGTGTGATTATTCCTCGCCAGAACATGCAGCATCTAATGTTGCGTAAAGATGTGATTGCTGCGGTTGAAGCCGGTCAGTTTCATATCCATGCCATTGATACCATTGATCAGGCCCTTGAAATCCTGATGGCACGTCCGGTTGGCACCATGGACAAAAAAGGCCGCTACAGCAAGAACTCGATCTATGCCGCGGTGATGGAACAGCTGGAATACTGGCAGGCGCTGGAAGATGGTGCCGAGCTGGAAGAAGAGCCAAAGAAAAAGAAAAAAAAGAAGAAAAAGAAAAAAGATAAAGCTGTCGTGAAAGAAGTGACTCCAGATCCGGATACACTGGCCGAAGTCCTGATTGCTGAATCAAAAGTGATAGAAGCTGAAACTCAGGAATCGGATAATGGAGATGATCAGGCAGCATCTTGA
- the grxD gene encoding Grx4 family monothiol glutaredoxin, which yields MTEQARDTEALIRDQIAKHAVLLYMKGTPQFPQCGFSARAVEALSQIGRPFAYVNILENPDIRATLPRIANWPTFPQLWVNGELIGGSDIMLEMFQKGELQPLIEQYSPAPEA from the coding sequence ATGACTGAACAAGCACGCGATACAGAAGCGTTAATTCGTGACCAAATTGCCAAACACGCAGTACTTCTATATATGAAAGGCACACCACAATTCCCACAGTGTGGCTTTTCTGCTCGTGCGGTTGAAGCACTCAGTCAAATTGGTCGTCCATTTGCTTATGTCAACATTCTGGAAAACCCTGACATTCGTGCAACTCTGCCACGTATCGCAAACTGGCCTACATTCCCACAACTATGGGTAAATGGTGAGCTAATCGGTGGTAGTGATATCATGCTTGAAATGTTCCAGAAAGGCGAATTACAACCGTTGATCGAACAATACAGCCCAGCACCTGAAGCTTAA